One genomic segment of Paenibacillus durus includes these proteins:
- a CDS encoding sensor histidine kinase has product MRLSGFHLTKNSIAFKLIICILVVLIPLSGLLIYNNYQAMQVVRQEVAETNREFVSVYMEHIDSRLDNLEFTLKSLMAQDEDLTIMMDETSGDQYQMAKTRLSQTLEKENDPNLLTDMLFAYSITNQEFIEVFDSEKTSYPERQQVRDYISALKPKGSDINELFPKQWAVRQIGGQYYLLYILESGDMLLGTWIKADNLLKQFNLVILGENGKSLFATTSGEPMHKFSWLNENGVDLSRKLGSYYLSGNPVKYLVVGSPSSNGAFSLIALIPDSQIRENLPNVGRLSAFIMISFLIALSVVLLLLQKVVLAPLNHILKAMKRIREGDMKARIESFDTSDEFLVVNETFNRMITQIQELRISVYEEQLSKQQIELQRLQLQVNPHFLMNTLNIIYNLSHIKDYKLIQEFTLCLVQYFRFMLRSNQAFVPLNDELHHVKNYIRIQELRFPGSFSWEIEIPDFALHVPVPPILIQTFVENTFKYAISSDKPIHLSISSQFVYFEHVPWLQMTVQDNGIGFPGNVLQAIREGKPVVDEMGEHIGIWNAQRRVELLYNGQASLLFENKDPSGAVVTITIPILDHNHLRGE; this is encoded by the coding sequence ATGAGATTAAGCGGCTTTCATTTAACTAAAAACTCCATTGCCTTTAAACTAATTATTTGTATACTGGTCGTTTTAATTCCTTTGAGCGGGCTTCTGATTTATAACAATTACCAGGCCATGCAGGTTGTTCGGCAAGAGGTAGCAGAGACTAACCGGGAATTTGTGTCAGTCTATATGGAGCATATTGACAGCCGGCTTGATAATTTGGAGTTTACTTTGAAGAGTTTGATGGCCCAAGACGAAGATTTAACGATCATGATGGATGAAACGAGCGGAGATCAATATCAAATGGCAAAGACACGGCTGTCTCAAACCTTGGAGAAGGAGAATGACCCGAATCTGCTCACCGATATGCTGTTTGCGTATTCCATCACCAATCAGGAATTTATAGAGGTCTTCGATAGCGAGAAAACTTCATATCCGGAAAGGCAGCAAGTTCGGGATTACATTTCGGCTTTAAAACCGAAGGGTTCCGATATCAATGAATTATTCCCGAAACAATGGGCGGTTCGTCAAATCGGCGGACAATATTATCTTCTCTATATTTTGGAATCAGGGGATATGCTCCTGGGTACGTGGATCAAAGCGGATAATCTCCTGAAACAGTTTAATTTGGTCATTCTAGGGGAAAACGGAAAATCATTATTTGCGACCACAAGCGGAGAGCCAATGCACAAATTTTCGTGGTTGAACGAGAATGGTGTTGATCTCTCCCGGAAACTGGGTTCTTATTATCTGTCAGGTAATCCGGTAAAATATCTGGTCGTTGGCAGTCCTTCATCAAACGGCGCTTTCAGTTTAATCGCACTTATTCCGGATAGTCAAATACGGGAAAATCTGCCCAATGTCGGAAGGCTTTCCGCTTTTATTATGATATCCTTTCTGATTGCCCTATCCGTCGTGTTGCTGCTCTTACAGAAGGTCGTTTTGGCACCTTTAAATCACATTCTCAAGGCGATGAAGCGTATTCGGGAAGGCGATATGAAAGCCAGAATTGAGTCGTTTGATACTTCAGACGAATTTCTGGTAGTAAACGAAACGTTCAACCGTATGATTACCCAAATTCAAGAGCTTCGTATTAGCGTCTATGAAGAACAACTGAGCAAGCAGCAGATAGAACTTCAGAGGCTCCAGCTGCAAGTCAATCCGCATTTTTTAATGAATACTTTGAATATTATCTATAACTTATCCCACATAAAGGACTATAAGTTAATTCAGGAATTCACACTTTGTCTGGTTCAATATTTCCGCTTTATGCTGCGCAGCAACCAAGCTTTTGTACCGCTTAACGATGAGCTGCATCACGTCAAGAATTATATTCGGATTCAAGAATTGCGTTTCCCGGGAAGCTTCTCGTGGGAGATCGAGATTCCGGACTTTGCGCTTCATGTCCCTGTGCCGCCAATCTTGATTCAAACCTTTGTGGAAAATACGTTTAAATATGCCATCTCCAGCGACAAACCGATCCATTTATCCATTTCAAGTCAATTTGTTTATTTCGAGCATGTGCCATGGCTTCAAATGACTGTTCAGGATAACGGGATTGGCTTCCCAGGAAACGTCCTTCAGGCGATCCGTGAGGGAAAACCGGTTGTCGATGAGATGGGAGAGCATATCGGCATTTGGAACGCACAGCGCAGGGTGGAGTTATTGTACAATGGACAAGCTTCCCTTTTGTTCGAGAATAAGGATCCATCGGGAGCCGTTGTGACAATCACCATCCCAATCCTGGATCACAATCACTTGAGAGGTGAGTAA
- a CDS encoding response regulator, translating to MTSLLIVDDEKLAVAGIISVLNRDKLHISQIHSAYNINQAKEIFLKQPVDVMLCDIEMPSGSGLELLDWVNNNYPGTVSVILTCHADFEYAKKAVQLNSLDYILKPVPPHELEAIVKKAIEKLHEDQAQAQLSIYGHYWFQNQPLLIERFWLDVLNQNIEPDSDAISRAAIERNIPLHDAVVPILIVFQRWHSEVNHAGEQAMKAAIRNAAEFFVNSIQENSVLLSLGTDEFLAIVPATSDAKPAIRQLLKSCERFIGDCHRYYKCDLCIYLGEDVVPRNLAEMVKNLKGLEENNVAYYNRVIHFNSFKPANQQLVPPNMQLWSAMLLGNAVEEVIQEAIHYLNGLVELSAMNVENLTHFHHDFLQMIYYLLTEKGVMARQLLSDEQSLALSKKANRSLADMIDWIRHIINKAMSFLGTIEEAQSVVERTKEYILRNINKELTRESIAGHVFLNPDYLARVFKKSTGVTINDFILNERVNIAQELLAKTDMPISAVAAHLDYMNFSKFSQMFKNRTGFNPIKYRETSKRLQAKKVK from the coding sequence ATGACATCATTGTTGATAGTGGATGATGAGAAACTGGCAGTAGCGGGAATAATAAGTGTCCTGAACCGTGATAAATTGCACATTAGCCAAATTCATAGCGCCTATAACATAAATCAGGCTAAAGAAATTTTTCTCAAGCAACCGGTTGATGTGATGTTATGCGATATTGAAATGCCTTCCGGGTCCGGACTTGAGCTCTTGGATTGGGTAAACAACAATTACCCCGGAACGGTTTCGGTGATATTAACCTGCCATGCCGATTTTGAATATGCCAAAAAAGCGGTTCAACTCAATAGCTTGGATTATATCTTAAAGCCGGTTCCTCCCCATGAACTGGAGGCAATTGTAAAGAAAGCCATAGAAAAGCTGCATGAAGATCAAGCGCAAGCGCAGCTTAGTATTTATGGGCATTACTGGTTCCAGAATCAGCCCTTGCTTATTGAGCGGTTCTGGCTGGATGTGCTTAATCAGAATATTGAACCGGATTCGGACGCTATTTCACGGGCGGCTATAGAGCGGAATATTCCACTTCATGATGCGGTTGTCCCGATACTAATCGTCTTCCAGAGATGGCATAGTGAAGTAAACCATGCCGGGGAGCAAGCTATGAAAGCAGCCATAAGGAATGCTGCGGAATTTTTTGTGAATTCGATTCAGGAAAATAGCGTACTTCTCTCCTTAGGAACAGATGAATTTTTAGCCATTGTGCCGGCCACCTCGGATGCGAAACCAGCCATTCGTCAACTATTGAAATCCTGTGAGCGATTTATAGGTGATTGCCATCGTTATTATAAATGTGATCTGTGTATTTATTTGGGAGAAGACGTCGTTCCACGCAACTTAGCTGAAATGGTCAAGAATCTTAAGGGGTTGGAAGAGAATAACGTAGCCTACTATAACAGGGTAATTCACTTCAATTCATTCAAACCGGCAAATCAGCAGTTAGTACCGCCTAATATGCAGCTTTGGTCGGCCATGCTCCTCGGCAACGCTGTGGAGGAAGTCATACAAGAAGCAATCCATTATTTGAATGGCTTGGTTGAGCTCTCCGCAATGAATGTTGAGAACCTAACTCACTTCCACCATGATTTCCTGCAAATGATCTACTATCTGCTAACGGAGAAAGGGGTAATGGCGCGTCAGCTGCTTAGTGACGAGCAGTCTTTAGCTTTATCCAAGAAGGCCAATCGATCCCTGGCGGATATGATTGACTGGATTCGCCATATCATCAATAAAGCAATGAGTTTCTTGGGGACAATTGAAGAAGCTCAATCCGTTGTCGAGAGAACAAAGGAGTATATATTAAGGAATATCAATAAAGAGCTGACACGGGAAAGTATCGCAGGCCATGTGTTTCTTAACCCCGATTATTTGGCAAGAGTTTTTAAGAAAAGTACCGGTGTTACAATTAACGATTTTATTCTAAATGAACGGGTGAACATAGCCCAAGAACTGCTTGCCAAGACCGATATGCCAATCAGCGCCGTTGCGGCTCACTTAGATTATATGAACTTTTCGAAATTTTCGCAAATGTTTAAGAACAGAACGGGTTTTAATCCTATCAAGTATCGGGAAACATCCAAAAGATTACAAGCTAAAAAAGTTAAATAA
- a CDS encoding MFS transporter — protein sequence MRLLIIFLSVTNAFIIIYGPQPILPLFMREFGISISTASLSISLTILGIVFSSLFLAVFSDKWDRKKVILVSNLLLIIPSLALFFTHSFSWLLVFRFVQGTLITGVTTILMTYAAEEFPIKKKGMVLATYVSATLAGGLLGRVLCGLITEHFNWEWFFFVTTVMTTLVSLLIYFFLSESTGQVKSGKQNFTDHFKNLPLLSIFFIGFSHFFAFVGFFNYLPFYASQAPFHYSVAQTSLLYLTYIWGIVSSLITGMVSNRFGRRATIAAGHLVGATAILVTLIPSPYTLILGASILTLGQFCSQSSATAYITDVVTHSKGAATSLYQCFVYLGGSLGAWIPGILWRHFHWSGIVVTTVGFILLALSSNYFLGGKRNRVAQSKRVAV from the coding sequence ATGAGATTGCTCATTATTTTTCTGTCCGTGACCAACGCTTTCATCATTATTTACGGTCCACAGCCCATTCTTCCATTATTCATGCGGGAATTTGGCATATCGATTTCAACGGCCAGTTTGTCGATTTCGTTAACCATACTCGGCATTGTGTTTTCATCGCTGTTTTTGGCTGTATTTTCGGATAAATGGGACCGTAAAAAAGTGATCCTAGTCTCAAACCTTCTGCTGATCATCCCAAGCCTGGCCTTATTTTTTACCCATTCGTTCAGTTGGCTGCTTGTGTTTCGATTTGTTCAGGGAACCTTGATCACCGGAGTAACGACGATCCTGATGACCTATGCGGCTGAGGAATTTCCCATTAAGAAAAAAGGGATGGTGCTGGCCACCTACGTTAGTGCCACCTTGGCAGGAGGACTTCTGGGACGGGTATTATGCGGATTGATTACGGAACATTTCAATTGGGAATGGTTCTTTTTTGTAACAACGGTTATGACAACACTGGTTAGTCTCTTGATTTATTTCTTTTTGTCGGAATCGACTGGGCAGGTGAAAAGCGGTAAACAAAACTTCACGGATCATTTCAAAAATCTACCTTTGCTTTCCATTTTCTTTATTGGATTTTCTCATTTTTTCGCTTTTGTCGGATTCTTCAATTACTTGCCTTTCTACGCCAGTCAAGCGCCTTTTCATTATTCCGTCGCCCAAACCTCGCTTCTCTATCTAACGTATATTTGGGGCATTGTATCTTCGCTGATTACGGGGATGGTCTCGAACCGGTTTGGCCGGAGAGCAACGATTGCCGCCGGACATCTTGTAGGAGCTACAGCGATATTGGTTACGTTGATTCCTTCTCCATATACGCTTATTTTAGGTGCATCGATACTGACTTTAGGCCAATTTTGTTCCCAATCTTCAGCCACCGCCTATATTACGGATGTTGTCACTCACTCCAAGGGTGCGGCCACTTCCTTGTACCAGTGCTTCGTTTATTTAGGGGGGAGCCTCGGGGCGTGGATTCCTGGAATCCTGTGGAGACATTTTCATTGGTCCGGTATCGTCGTTACGACGGTAGGTTTTATTTTATTGGCGCTAAGCAGTAATTATTTTCTCGGAGGGAAAAGAAATCGTGTTGCTCAATCTAAGCGGGTTGCTGTATAA
- a CDS encoding MATE family efflux transporter, whose product MGDFNSDLNDPSKGEALTTSDKSRKARKSAPQPLDLFNGPIALTTLKLGIPILISQSVLFAHMMVDTFFISLIDRSSTALLSGTGLVYSIYLIIYYISCSLFMATSSVTARGLGQKNEVLIKRTGDSGLFLASVISVITLVVCSIFGRNIIEHLSGSKMSAEAIQYGVDYLYYMIPGMVFQLLMTTIGGILQGEGKAKEIGIAVTASTIINIILNPILIFGFNMGVKGSALATSISVGLTVVYYLSFFVRGKTTMQIQGRLFALNSKIIKEILYIGIPASIGFLLINTATMILNNVVGSISEASMNAWVLVSRTDQMFLIPAFAIGLSTIPMIGQNFGGENFKRCDKIFSTNIRICMISGLVLAALYMLFAPQIFQQFSSVQDVIDNSVRQVRLLTLTSIGLAGIIVTSFAFQAIGKPMPNLVSDTLRMLITSFPVLLPLLHFPIKNMNLIFVFFGAGNLIAFLLLYLWAKREFIKLRNKPTATEA is encoded by the coding sequence ATGGGAGATTTTAACTCAGATCTAAACGACCCCAGCAAAGGGGAAGCTCTGACTACGTCAGACAAAAGCAGGAAAGCAAGGAAATCAGCCCCACAGCCGCTTGATCTTTTTAATGGACCCATTGCTCTTACTACGCTGAAACTAGGCATTCCAATATTGATTAGCCAGTCCGTGCTATTTGCCCATATGATGGTGGATACTTTTTTTATATCCCTGATTGACCGGAGCTCAACGGCTTTGCTAAGCGGTACAGGTTTAGTTTATAGCATATACTTGATTATTTATTACATATCCTGTTCCTTATTTATGGCAACAAGCTCCGTTACAGCCAGAGGCCTCGGTCAAAAAAATGAAGTGCTGATTAAAAGAACAGGGGACTCCGGGCTATTCTTGGCATCGGTCATTTCCGTTATTACATTGGTTGTTTGTTCTATATTTGGGCGGAACATCATTGAGCATTTATCGGGCAGCAAGATGTCGGCTGAAGCTATTCAATATGGCGTTGATTATTTGTATTACATGATTCCGGGTATGGTATTCCAACTGTTAATGACAACGATTGGGGGAATCCTGCAAGGGGAAGGTAAAGCCAAAGAAATTGGTATAGCTGTAACTGCTTCGACAATTATTAATATTATTTTAAACCCGATTTTGATTTTCGGCTTCAATATGGGAGTTAAAGGCTCGGCCTTGGCGACTTCAATCTCTGTCGGGTTAACGGTTGTATACTATTTATCTTTCTTTGTACGAGGAAAGACAACAATGCAAATTCAAGGAAGACTATTTGCGCTAAACAGTAAAATTATTAAAGAGATTCTGTATATTGGTATCCCTGCTTCCATAGGTTTCTTGCTAATCAATACAGCAACCATGATATTGAATAATGTAGTAGGGTCTATAAGTGAAGCATCAATGAATGCCTGGGTTTTGGTCAGCAGAACGGATCAAATGTTTTTAATCCCTGCATTTGCTATTGGGCTGTCTACAATTCCTATGATCGGACAAAATTTTGGAGGGGAAAACTTTAAACGATGTGACAAAATATTCTCCACAAATATCAGAATATGCATGATATCCGGCTTAGTTCTTGCAGCACTGTATATGTTGTTTGCGCCTCAGATCTTTCAGCAATTTTCTTCTGTACAGGATGTTATAGATAACAGTGTAAGACAGGTGAGGCTGTTAACATTGACCAGCATTGGGCTTGCCGGAATTATTGTCACTTCTTTCGCTTTTCAGGCCATTGGCAAACCAATGCCCAATTTAGTCAGTGACACTTTGCGTATGTTAATCACTTCATTTCCGGTGCTGCTGCCATTGCTTCATTTTCCCATCAAGAATATGAACCTTATTTTCGTATTCTTTGGAGCCGGAAACCTGATAGCATTCTTACTTCTGTATTTGTGGGCAAAACGCGAGTTTATAAAACTGAGAAATAAACCAACAGCTACTGAGGCTTAA
- a CDS encoding thioesterase domain-containing protein, protein MFWFHPGLGGVESYQGIARNSQRPFYGIQARGWMSEREPLQGIPSMAEYYIQIIQAVQPEGPYDLGGYSLGGDIAYEVTRQLQEMGHKVNTIVMLDTLDSNALNALKNSDKDLILQTINVALISAMKQKSDEPPMLIHRDETNLELSDEVYLDELIELARSRGLTKTTAQIHKMIQKHLDIQKSYKLDEISISPLLYPEEVTCYYFRNQGGKVYGDLEPYASTVPNFSQAVDGSKYWGDWEREIPKLYMIDVDPSCHMTIFDEPNVYEKILKLCEKLYSKKAVSDRYLQNLIENLQLSGTGSKAPV, encoded by the coding sequence GTGTTCTGGTTTCATCCGGGGCTCGGCGGAGTAGAATCGTATCAGGGCATTGCCCGGAATTCACAAAGGCCATTCTATGGAATCCAGGCGCGCGGGTGGATGTCCGAAAGGGAGCCGCTGCAAGGGATACCCTCGATGGCTGAATACTACATTCAAATCATTCAGGCAGTGCAACCGGAAGGACCCTATGATCTGGGAGGGTATTCGCTGGGAGGAGATATTGCGTATGAAGTTACCCGGCAATTGCAAGAGATGGGACATAAAGTAAATACTATTGTTATGCTCGACACACTGGATAGTAATGCATTAAATGCGTTAAAAAACAGTGATAAAGATTTAATTCTGCAAACAATAAACGTCGCCCTCATTTCTGCAATGAAACAAAAATCAGATGAGCCGCCTATGTTAATCCATCGTGATGAAACCAATTTAGAATTAAGTGATGAGGTCTATTTAGATGAGCTTATTGAACTTGCAAGGAGCCGCGGATTGACTAAAACGACTGCGCAAATACACAAAATGATACAAAAGCATTTAGACATTCAAAAATCTTATAAGCTGGATGAAATTTCTATTTCGCCATTATTATATCCGGAAGAAGTGACATGCTACTATTTCCGTAACCAGGGCGGGAAGGTTTATGGTGACCTGGAGCCCTATGCTTCTACGGTGCCTAATTTTTCACAGGCAGTAGATGGTTCAAAATACTGGGGAGACTGGGAACGGGAAATTCCAAAACTTTATATGATTGATGTGGACCCTAGCTGCCATATGACCATTTTTGATGAGCCAAATGTCTATGAAAAGATTCTTAAATTGTGTGAAAAATTATATTCAAAAAAGGCAGTTTCCGATAGGTACCTTCAGAATTTGATTGAAAATTTACAGTTAAGCGGTACTGGAAGTAAAGCTCCAGTATAA
- a CDS encoding LysR family transcriptional regulator, which produces MLSHGYIRNRSFLSIVRHGSLTEAASSLFISQSTLSHRLAQLEREVGMNLIDRGRGLRTLSLTSSGQEFLALARRWEALVQETNQIRTRTIKWTLSIGAADSIQTYVLPAIYKELSKYSKQIEIRIRTQQSTELYQLLERGEIDIAFSNLEQPMPNMLVKKFLAEQMIVISKGKLPVANNTLIDHELDTSNQLFFEWNPSFRAWYDRWIGDRNYPPIRLDAASLIETFMDCPEKWAIVPMSLARRYEQTGEFFMYHLESPPPERVCYQIQPRSPRASALESLRILDSCIHAVMESRDN; this is translated from the coding sequence GTGTTATCCCATGGATACATTAGGAATCGAAGTTTTCTTTCTATAGTAAGACACGGTAGTTTAACTGAAGCCGCCAGCTCCTTATTTATATCCCAGTCCACCCTAAGTCACCGGTTAGCTCAACTGGAACGGGAAGTCGGGATGAACTTAATCGACCGCGGAAGAGGACTAAGAACCTTATCCTTAACTTCCAGCGGGCAGGAATTTTTAGCGCTGGCCAGAAGATGGGAGGCCCTTGTTCAGGAGACCAACCAAATCCGTACCCGCACAATAAAATGGACACTTTCGATCGGAGCAGCAGATAGCATCCAAACTTACGTCCTTCCTGCCATTTACAAGGAATTAAGCAAATATTCAAAACAAATCGAGATTCGCATTCGCACTCAGCAATCGACGGAACTATACCAATTGTTGGAGCGCGGTGAGATCGATATTGCTTTTTCCAATTTGGAACAGCCTATGCCTAATATGCTTGTTAAAAAGTTCCTTGCTGAACAAATGATTGTTATAAGCAAAGGAAAGTTACCGGTTGCGAACAACACCTTAATCGATCATGAGCTGGATACGTCAAATCAGCTGTTTTTTGAGTGGAACCCCTCCTTTCGAGCATGGTATGACAGGTGGATTGGGGACAGAAATTACCCGCCTATCCGTTTAGATGCGGCTTCACTAATAGAAACATTCATGGATTGTCCTGAAAAATGGGCGATTGTTCCGATGTCTCTGGCACGCCGGTATGAACAAACAGGGGAATTCTTTATGTATCATCTGGAATCCCCTCCGCCTGAGCGGGTTTGCTATCAGATTCAACCGCGCAGCCCCAGGGCAAGCGCTTTAGAAAGTCTGCGAATATTAGATTCGTGTATTCATGCTGTCATGGAGTCAAGAGATAATTAA
- a CDS encoding FAD-dependent oxidoreductase — MMKQNIISVEHYTPILIVGTGISGLAVAYYLSKNHMKYTIVTKKNAPKQSNSFLSAANTRVPSENEINDLINLTIDKCGADRPVIETLYRNSGIIIDFFEELRIPYEKTSFGIMPECLIKSHGGKKLINGLLQHIEQPMCNKILIHLDKSDHGIIALFYDTQSDQFISIYTNYLVLATGGYAGQFSYNDNSPGSTGEAHILAKKIGARLKGMSTLMCHPWSIYNGRQILLGGVVSMSQGKIVDKEGVQLLKDDHISDAIARDDYHEMIDEILKFQLDCIKQKKEMYLDLSHVDENLLNEKFKKYGSSPNVVNNKKIKITPTMHYSSGGIEINANAEVINLNRVFVTGEAQFNGDLGMGRIPGQAYASGIVFGKLIADRIANEGVFNTQYQFSFKNPPETMQLYSKENNDFPIEEFQKKLSALMMELIPSHSPGISLALHKKKLQESQNMVLRRARGSGKRYEDILTLFFGYFVAMEMIEDLEGKNQNI; from the coding sequence ATGATGAAACAAAATATAATATCCGTTGAACACTACACTCCAATTTTGATTGTCGGTACGGGTATCTCGGGGCTTGCTGTTGCTTATTATTTGTCAAAAAACCATATGAAGTACACGATAGTAACAAAAAAGAATGCGCCTAAACAAAGCAATTCCTTCCTTTCAGCCGCAAATACGCGTGTTCCATCAGAGAATGAAATTAATGATCTTATTAATCTTACTATTGATAAATGTGGAGCAGATCGGCCAGTTATTGAAACGCTATACAGGAATTCCGGCATAATTATAGATTTTTTTGAGGAACTAAGAATCCCTTATGAGAAAACCTCCTTTGGTATCATGCCTGAATGCTTGATTAAATCACATGGGGGAAAGAAATTAATCAATGGCTTGTTGCAGCATATTGAGCAACCGATGTGTAATAAAATTTTGATTCATTTGGACAAGTCTGATCATGGAATTATCGCATTATTTTATGACACACAATCAGATCAATTTATCAGTATCTATACTAATTATTTGGTATTGGCTACGGGAGGATATGCGGGACAATTTAGTTACAATGATAATTCGCCGGGTTCAACTGGTGAAGCGCATATTTTGGCTAAAAAAATAGGTGCAAGATTAAAGGGAATGTCTACATTAATGTGTCATCCTTGGTCAATTTACAACGGAAGGCAAATTTTATTGGGCGGAGTTGTATCTATGAGTCAAGGGAAAATAGTAGATAAGGAAGGAGTTCAGTTATTAAAAGATGACCATATCAGTGATGCAATTGCACGTGATGATTATCACGAAATGATTGATGAGATTTTGAAATTTCAACTCGATTGTATCAAACAAAAAAAGGAAATGTACCTGGATCTGAGCCATGTTGATGAAAACCTGTTGAATGAAAAGTTCAAAAAATATGGATCGAGTCCTAATGTCGTTAATAATAAAAAAATCAAAATTACACCAACGATGCACTATTCTTCAGGAGGAATCGAAATCAATGCCAATGCCGAGGTTATAAACCTTAATCGTGTCTTCGTTACTGGAGAAGCTCAATTTAATGGTGATCTTGGCATGGGAAGAATCCCTGGACAAGCCTACGCATCGGGTATCGTTTTTGGTAAATTAATTGCTGACAGAATAGCTAATGAAGGTGTTTTTAATACGCAATATCAATTTTCATTTAAAAATCCGCCTGAAACGATGCAGCTGTATTCGAAAGAAAATAATGACTTTCCGATTGAAGAGTTTCAGAAGAAGCTGTCGGCTCTAATGATGGAGCTAATCCCTTCCCATTCACCCGGCATTTCTCTAGCCTTACATAAAAAGAAATTGCAAGAAAGCCAAAACATGGTATTGCGCAGAGCAAGAGGATCGGGAAAACGATACGAGGATATTTTAACATTATTTTTTGGATATTTTGTGGCAATGGAAATGATAGAAGATCTTGAAGGAAAGAATCAAAATATATGA
- a CDS encoding RidA family protein, with translation METNKLIRFTNPETLPPTFGYSHVVEVRNARTIYISGQVALDKSGQLVGAGDMSAQTRQVFENIRIALEAVGLFFEDVVKLTFFMTDISQMKFVREIRDQYINTQNPPASSAVEVRKLIQEDLLIEIEAVAVAALDPQ, from the coding sequence ATGGAAACAAATAAATTGATCCGCTTCACCAATCCCGAGACATTACCACCGACGTTTGGCTACTCGCATGTTGTGGAAGTCAGAAATGCGAGAACGATCTATATTTCGGGACAGGTGGCTTTGGACAAGTCCGGCCAACTCGTCGGAGCAGGGGATATGTCTGCCCAGACCAGGCAAGTCTTTGAAAATATTCGGATTGCTCTGGAAGCGGTGGGGTTATTTTTTGAGGATGTGGTCAAACTAACCTTCTTCATGACAGACATTTCTCAGATGAAATTTGTGCGGGAAATCAGAGACCAATACATCAACACGCAAAATCCTCCGGCCAGCTCGGCGGTCGAAGTAAGAAAGCTAATTCAGGAAGACCTGCTAATAGAAATCGAAGCGGTTGCTGTAGCTGCATTGGACCCGCAGTAG